Proteins found in one Magnolia sinica isolate HGM2019 chromosome 5, MsV1, whole genome shotgun sequence genomic segment:
- the LOC131246005 gene encoding uncharacterized protein LOC131246005 isoform X2: MSDPLLPSSDQPGVYTQEFHFYEKVKERLLNPDTYQEFLKCLHLHLSGPLISAVTVKSSGDNGLSAGAVVGTVAGCCVVIGLILAFLWMKCFVGGKDRIDKVQAGGRLVLSYDLDLVYNTNQKLFLNDRVINSTPVDVLQGQEWESISWKKLQVGDLVRLWCYICTRGDGLTASN; encoded by the exons ATGTCAGATCCTCTTCTTCCGAGTTCCGATCAACCAG GCGTGTACACTCAAGAATTTCATTTCTATGAAAAAGTCAAGGAGAGGTTGCTCAATCCTGACACTTATCAGGAGTTCTTGAAATGCCTACATTTACACTTATCAGGACCTCTAATCTCAGCTGTTACGGTGAAATCAA GTGGTGACAATGGGCTATCTGCTGGAGCAGTCGTCGGCACGGTAGCTGGTTGTTGTGTTGTTATTGGATTGATTTTGGCATTTCTTTGGATGAAATGTTTCGTAGGAGGAAAAGATCGTATTGACAAAG TTCAAGCGGGTGGCAGACTTGTACTTTCTTATGATCTCGATCTTGTCTACAACACCAATCAG AAGCTCTTTCTCAATGACAGAGTGATAAATAGTACACCTGTTGATGTATTGCAAGGTCAGGAATGGGAAAGTATTTCATGGAAGAAGCTGCAGGTTGGGGATCTGGTTAGG TTATGGTGTTATATCTGTACCAGAGGTGATGGATTGACAGCCTCTAACTAG
- the LOC131246005 gene encoding uncharacterized protein LOC131246005 isoform X4, producing MSDPLLPSSDQPGVYTQEFHFYEKVKERLLNPDTYQEFLKCLHLHLSGPLISAVTVKSSGDNGLSAGAVVGTVAGCCVVIGLILAFLWMKCFVGGKDRIDKVQAGGRLVLSYDLDLVYNTNQKLFLNDRVINSTPVDVLQGQEWESISWKKLQLWCYICTRGDGLTASN from the exons ATGTCAGATCCTCTTCTTCCGAGTTCCGATCAACCAG GCGTGTACACTCAAGAATTTCATTTCTATGAAAAAGTCAAGGAGAGGTTGCTCAATCCTGACACTTATCAGGAGTTCTTGAAATGCCTACATTTACACTTATCAGGACCTCTAATCTCAGCTGTTACGGTGAAATCAA GTGGTGACAATGGGCTATCTGCTGGAGCAGTCGTCGGCACGGTAGCTGGTTGTTGTGTTGTTATTGGATTGATTTTGGCATTTCTTTGGATGAAATGTTTCGTAGGAGGAAAAGATCGTATTGACAAAG TTCAAGCGGGTGGCAGACTTGTACTTTCTTATGATCTCGATCTTGTCTACAACACCAATCAG AAGCTCTTTCTCAATGACAGAGTGATAAATAGTACACCTGTTGATGTATTGCAAGGTCAGGAATGGGAAAGTATTTCATGGAAGAAGCTGCAG TTATGGTGTTATATCTGTACCAGAGGTGATGGATTGACAGCCTCTAACTAG
- the LOC131246005 gene encoding uncharacterized protein LOC131246005 isoform X3 — MSDPLLPSSDQPGVYTQEFHFYEKVKERLLNPDTYQEFLKCLHLHLSGPLISAVTVKSSGDNGLSAGAVVGTVAGCCVVIGLILAFLWMKCFVGGKDRIDKVQAGGRLVLSYDLDLVYNTNQKLFLNDRVINSTPVDVLQGQEWESISWKKLQVGDLVRVNLVLIVFERDEEAG, encoded by the exons ATGTCAGATCCTCTTCTTCCGAGTTCCGATCAACCAG GCGTGTACACTCAAGAATTTCATTTCTATGAAAAAGTCAAGGAGAGGTTGCTCAATCCTGACACTTATCAGGAGTTCTTGAAATGCCTACATTTACACTTATCAGGACCTCTAATCTCAGCTGTTACGGTGAAATCAA GTGGTGACAATGGGCTATCTGCTGGAGCAGTCGTCGGCACGGTAGCTGGTTGTTGTGTTGTTATTGGATTGATTTTGGCATTTCTTTGGATGAAATGTTTCGTAGGAGGAAAAGATCGTATTGACAAAG TTCAAGCGGGTGGCAGACTTGTACTTTCTTATGATCTCGATCTTGTCTACAACACCAATCAG AAGCTCTTTCTCAATGACAGAGTGATAAATAGTACACCTGTTGATGTATTGCAAGGTCAGGAATGGGAAAGTATTTCATGGAAGAAGCTGCAGGTTGGGGATCTGGTTAGG GTCAACCTTGTTCTGATTGTATTTGAAAGAGATGAGGAAGCAGGTTAA
- the LOC131246005 gene encoding uncharacterized protein LOC131246005 isoform X5, producing the protein MSDPLLPSSDQPGVYTQEFHFYEKVKERLLNPDTYQEFLKCLHLHLSGPLISAVTVKSSGDNGLSAGAVVGTVAGCCVVIGLILAFLWMKCFVGGKDRIDKVQAGGRLVLSYDLDLVYNTNQKLFLNDRVINSTPVDVLQGQEWESISWKKLQVNLVLIVFERDEEAG; encoded by the exons ATGTCAGATCCTCTTCTTCCGAGTTCCGATCAACCAG GCGTGTACACTCAAGAATTTCATTTCTATGAAAAAGTCAAGGAGAGGTTGCTCAATCCTGACACTTATCAGGAGTTCTTGAAATGCCTACATTTACACTTATCAGGACCTCTAATCTCAGCTGTTACGGTGAAATCAA GTGGTGACAATGGGCTATCTGCTGGAGCAGTCGTCGGCACGGTAGCTGGTTGTTGTGTTGTTATTGGATTGATTTTGGCATTTCTTTGGATGAAATGTTTCGTAGGAGGAAAAGATCGTATTGACAAAG TTCAAGCGGGTGGCAGACTTGTACTTTCTTATGATCTCGATCTTGTCTACAACACCAATCAG AAGCTCTTTCTCAATGACAGAGTGATAAATAGTACACCTGTTGATGTATTGCAAGGTCAGGAATGGGAAAGTATTTCATGGAAGAAGCTGCAG GTCAACCTTGTTCTGATTGTATTTGAAAGAGATGAGGAAGCAGGTTAA
- the LOC131246005 gene encoding uncharacterized protein LOC131246005 isoform X7, whose protein sequence is MSDPLLPSSDQPGVYTQEFHFYEKVKERLLNPDTYQEFLKCLHLHLSGPLISAVTVKSSGDNGLSAGAVVGTVAGCCVVIGLILAFLWMKCFVGGKDRIDKVQAGGRLVLSYDLDLVYNTNQVNLVLIVFERDEEAG, encoded by the exons ATGTCAGATCCTCTTCTTCCGAGTTCCGATCAACCAG GCGTGTACACTCAAGAATTTCATTTCTATGAAAAAGTCAAGGAGAGGTTGCTCAATCCTGACACTTATCAGGAGTTCTTGAAATGCCTACATTTACACTTATCAGGACCTCTAATCTCAGCTGTTACGGTGAAATCAA GTGGTGACAATGGGCTATCTGCTGGAGCAGTCGTCGGCACGGTAGCTGGTTGTTGTGTTGTTATTGGATTGATTTTGGCATTTCTTTGGATGAAATGTTTCGTAGGAGGAAAAGATCGTATTGACAAAG TTCAAGCGGGTGGCAGACTTGTACTTTCTTATGATCTCGATCTTGTCTACAACACCAATCAG GTCAACCTTGTTCTGATTGTATTTGAAAGAGATGAGGAAGCAGGTTAA
- the LOC131246005 gene encoding uncharacterized protein LOC131246005 isoform X6: MSDPLLPSSDQPGVYTQEFHFYEKVKERLLNPDTYQEFLKCLHLHLSGPLISAVTVKSSGDNGLSAGAVVGTVAGCCVVIGLILAFLWMKCFVGGKDRIDKVQAGGRLVLSYDLDLVYNTNQSCASCYERRPTESSAFCISC, translated from the exons ATGTCAGATCCTCTTCTTCCGAGTTCCGATCAACCAG GCGTGTACACTCAAGAATTTCATTTCTATGAAAAAGTCAAGGAGAGGTTGCTCAATCCTGACACTTATCAGGAGTTCTTGAAATGCCTACATTTACACTTATCAGGACCTCTAATCTCAGCTGTTACGGTGAAATCAA GTGGTGACAATGGGCTATCTGCTGGAGCAGTCGTCGGCACGGTAGCTGGTTGTTGTGTTGTTATTGGATTGATTTTGGCATTTCTTTGGATGAAATGTTTCGTAGGAGGAAAAGATCGTATTGACAAAG TTCAAGCGGGTGGCAGACTTGTACTTTCTTATGATCTCGATCTTGTCTACAACACCAATCAG TCCTGTGCATCCTGTTACGAGCGTCGTCCCACTGAGTCTAGTGCTTTTTGTATCTCTTGTTAA
- the LOC131246005 gene encoding uncharacterized protein LOC131246005 isoform X1 — protein MICRGIFCRRKGDFRKEDFVCIDNSPSHEGVFSIDSFKTVNPTQFEKKSPIILDFSPKSSILRHRSKRELSIDVRSSSSEFRSTSSALPINQKEKQKKKREGKLWKLPKPEEERTSDLCFLCSLLTPIQLRVNKFSTNSNLQWRDPSRTQSTPSSTSPTHRRLSLCRNLRPLVALVYPLYDSIKAIESKPKLLKI, from the exons ATGATTTGCAGGGGGATATTTTGCCGAAGAAAGGGAGATTTTCGAAAGGAAGATTTCGTTTGCATTGACAACTCCCCATCTCATGAAGGGGTATTTTCGATTGACAGTTTCAAAACCGTAAATCCAACCCAATTCGAGAAGAAATCCCCCATAATTCTGGATTTTTCGCCGAAATCATCCATCTTGCGACATCGATCGAAGAGGGAGCTATCAATCGATGTCAGATCCTCTTCTTCCGAGTTCCGATCAACCAG CTCCGCTCTGCCGATTAATCAAaaggaaaagcaaaaaaaaaagagagaaggaaagctATGGAAGCTACCAAAGCCGGAGGAGGAGAGAACATCAGATCTCTGTTTCCTCTGTAGTCTTCTTACTCCAATCCAATTGAGAGTCAACAAATTTTCTACGAATTCGAATCTGCAATGGCGAGACCCCAGCAGGACGCAATCGACGCCTTCATCAACATCACCAACGCATCGGAGGCTGTCGCTTTGCAGAAACTTGAG GCCTTTGGTTGCTCTGGTTTATCCCCT GTATGATTCAATTAAGGCAATAGAGAGTAAACCAAAACTTTTGAAGATCTAA